The Hyperolius riggenbachi isolate aHypRig1 chromosome 3, aHypRig1.pri, whole genome shotgun sequence genome window below encodes:
- the LOC137561838 gene encoding E3 ubiquitin-protein ligase TRIM11-like: MASAGLREELECSICLSIYTDPVTLRCGHNFCRGCIDRVLDTQEWSGGYSCPKCRGKFQKRPPLQRNITLCNIVENFLSTQPGQEESQVSRTCDPTTSCENRKCSIHKDKLLEYYCVDDASCICVSCSLAGEHRGHQVDTLNEASKKMKCKLRSVLQEVMSKKENTEKRIQNLDLRRRKTLEKAASETERLTALFRDLRRCLEDLERRVLTDISRQTEWMVLPYDEVIRQLEVEKDDLSKKIQQIEMLCNMTDALTIVQTSVKDGLCGTEEGDNEDTEGHDKHLHDGRDLDVASISCTLHRLSDILTRENVHFYTQVTADISLDVNTAHNELEISDDWKMASKSEKKQNRPKTQYRFQWYAPQQGRAEA, translated from the exons ATGGCATCTGCTGGTCTGAGAGAGGAGCTGGAGTGCTCGATCTGTCTGAGCATTTATACAGATCCTGTGACCCTGAGATGTGGACACAACTTCTGCCGGGGCTGTATTGATCGTGTTCTGGACACACAGGAGTGGTCTGGAGGATATTCCTGTCCTAAATGCAGAGGGAAGTTTCAGAAGCGTCCGCCACTGCAGAGGAACATAACACTGTGTAACATCGTTGAGAACTTCCTATCTACTCAGCCAGGTCAGGAGGAGTCTCAG GTCTCCAGAACATGTGACCCCACCACTTCTTGTGAGAACAGAAAATGCTCCATCCATAAGGATAAACTTCTAGAGTATTACTGCGTTGATGATGCTTCTTGCATCTGTGTGTCCTGCAGTTTGGCTGGAGAACATCGGGGACACCAGGTGGATACACTGAATGAGGCCTCTAAGAAGATGAAGTGTAAACTGAGAAGTGTTCTCCAGGAAGTGATGTCGAAGAAAGAGAACACTGAAAAAAGGATTCAGAACCTGGATTTACGCAGGAGGAAAACCCTAGAAAAAGCAGCCAGTGAAACAGAGAGACTCACTGCCCTGTTCAGAGACCTAAGGAGATGTCTGGAAGACCTGGAGAGGAGAGTCCTGACTGACAtttccagacagacagaatggATGGTATTACCCTATGATGAAGTGATCCGGCAGCTGGAAGTAGAGAAGGATGATCTGTCCAAGAAGATTCAACAGATCGAGAtgctgtgtaacatgactgatgCATTGACTATCGTACAGACATCAGTCAAAGATGGTTTATGTGGAACTGAGGAAGGAGATAATGAGGACACAGAGGGCCACGATAAACATCTCCATGATGGACGGGATCTAGACGTGGCCAGTATTTCATGCACATTACACAGATTATCTGATATACTAACAAGGGAAAATGTTCACTTTTATACACAGGTAACTGCAGACATATCACTGGATGTAAACACTGCCCATAATGAGCTAGAGATATCAGATGACTGGAAAATGGCCTCcaagtcagaaaaaaaacaaaaccgccCAAAAACACAGTACAGATTTCAGTGGTATGCTcctcagcagggccgggccgaggcatag